In Pseudonocardia sp. DSM 110487, the sequence GTCGCCGATCTCGGAGAACAGCGGGTCGCCCCGGTCGGAGCCGGTGGCGTAGACCTCGACGACCTCCCGGCCGGTCACCCAGCGCACGGCGTCGAAGTCGTGCACCGCGCAGTCCCGGAAGATCCCGCCCGAGCCGGCGAGGTACGTGGCGGGTGGCGGGGCCGGGTCGAGCGTGGTGGAGCGGACGGTGTGCAGTCCGCCGAGCTCCCCGCTCTCCACCGCCGCGCGGGCGGCGAGGAACGCCGGGTCGAACCGGCGCGGGTACCCGATCTGCACGGGCACGCCGGACTCCTGCACCCGCCGCGCCACCCACACGGCGTCGTCGACGGCGCGGGCGAGCGGCTTCTCGCAGAACACCGGCAGCCCGGCCTCGACCGCGGCGAGCACCAGCTCGGGATGCGTGTCGGTCGCAGCCGCCACCAGCACACCGTCGATGCCCGCGGCGAGCAGTTCGGCCACCGAGTCGGCAGGCTCGGCGCCGACCCGCCCGGCCACCTCCTTCGTCACCGCGGGCACGGCGTCGGTGACGACCAGCGAGTCGACGGCCGGCAAGCCGGCGAGGGTCTGCGCGTGGAACGCGCCGATCCGGCCGAGCCCGATCAATCCGAGTCGCGTGCCTGCCATTAGTCGAGCCC encodes:
- a CDS encoding Gfo/Idh/MocA family oxidoreductase yields the protein MAGTRLGLIGLGRIGAFHAQTLAGLPAVDSLVVTDAVPAVTKEVAGRVGAEPADSVAELLAAGIDGVLVAAATDTHPELVLAAVEAGLPVFCEKPLARAVDDAVWVARRVQESGVPVQIGYPRRFDPAFLAARAAVESGELGGLHTVRSTTLDPAPPPATYLAGSGGIFRDCAVHDFDAVRWVTGREVVEVYATGSDRGDPLFSEIGDVHTAAAILTLDDGTLGVVSNSRGNPRGYDVRLELHGTADSAAAGLDDGLPLRSLEPGVTFPAGPPHSFFMDRLAAAFRAELAVFTEVVAGARSSPCTVQDALEVAFIAEAATLSLQQHRPVRVEEVRS